In the genome of Mucilaginibacter sp. 14171R-50, the window ACCGCGCATTTTATAGCGCAGATCAGGGTACAGCAGCCATCGTAAGAGATTTCCTGCAGCGGATGATCCTTATGATCGATAAAACCTATTTCCCTAAAACCTAAATTAAATCAGTATGGAGAAATGATACTTTCAAGCACTGTTTGAGACACCTGTTATCGGAAACCGGTGGCAGTGCGATTTACTTAAAGCGATAAACTATGTTAACTAAATTTAGCGACCGTTTATATGCAGATCTGAACAGGGACCTGAATGCGCTGGCGCTGGAGGAAGATCAGCTGATCAAACGTTATGAAAGAAGTATCCACGCCTGCGTTAAATACCTGAAAAAACTGAAGGACTTTTGCAAGGTCAACGATCCCGGCACCCCTGCCGAAGAGATCCAATTTTTCAAACACATTAAGCCCAAATTTAAATCCCAGCTGATCTATTACCAGTCTTTACTCAACCTGGAGGTCAGGCGACCAATTGGCGATAGCATGGCCATCATAGATTACCTGAAAAACGAGGCGAAAGTACTGCACCATTTCTTTGAATGTAATTTGTCTTTTTATCAATATGTCAGGACGCAGGCTACCTATTTGGATGATTATTATTTTGTTCGGGGCAATTATGATGTCTATCTCGATCCGGACCAATGCGTGATCGATTTTGATCCGGCCTTCAGCACGACGCATGACCATAAGCTGGCACAGGTTCTCGCCAGCGAAATGCTGCAGGAGTACCTCCAGTCGGCAGTACAGCGCCTTCACCAGAAAGATGCTGTCATCGTGACTGATGTAGAGATGGGAGACTTCGACTGGCAGCAAACCAAATGTGGTTTGATCGAGCTGATCTACTGCTGGCATGCGACTGAGGCTTTCGGCAAAAAAAATCTGAAGAGCATTGTAAAATTTATTGAAAAGGTATTTAATGTGTCACTGGGTAACTTTTACGACACTTTCGACTGGTTAAGCAGCAGGCCAAGCCCAACGACCTATATCGATGAAATGAAGGAAGCGTTCCTGCTTCGCGTCCAGAAACGACTAAAGTAAACAGTCGGAAAGCGGTCCCTAAAGCCGCTTTTTTTATGGACAGCGAAAAAGTTGCTGTCCGAGTCGGATGAACTCGGAGGCTTTCAAGGCTGTGAACAGGGAACTTTGAACTATCAATGGCAGCAATGGGGTTGTCAATTAATACTTACGTTATGTTACAGCATTTAACATGGTCGGCATACTTGACAGGCATAGTCGTTATTGCCGTGCTCTATTACACGTTCATCGTGCTGACCTATTACCGGCATGAATTGCAGAATACATTTTACCGCTTAAGCGGTAACCAGCCCAGGCAACGCAATACCTCACGCGGCGATCTAATCCTGCCTGCGGCAGCTATCGTCGGCGGTACCCGAACTGAGGGTATGGATATCGTTGACCAGGAAGAACTGGTATTTGCTTCACCCGATGACGATAGGCCGGAATCAGGCGTCGTCCAAGCGATGCGACCTACGGCAGCTGACGCGTATCTGCTGGGCGACCTGTCAGAAATGGTTGCTGAAACCAAAACGCTGATCCGGGTCATCAACGAATCCAATGAGTCCAAGGAGAATTTCGAGATGCTTTTCCGGCTGGTAATTCAAAAATATCCGGACCTGGCAGGTACTGCCTATGAAGATCAGATCAACGCTTACTTGCTAAAAGAAGGCGCTGACCTCTTTCCCTTTACCCTGACAAACAGTGAACTACAAACTTATTGGTTGAACGAAGAAAAACTGCAAAGCGCATGAAAACGAACAGCAAACAATCTTTTAGAGACGCATTGCAAATCGTCTTTAAAATCACAGGCACCGCATGGCTGCTGATTACCGGGATACCGATGGCTATGGCCCAGGATGGTAATGCCGGCATAAACCAGGCCACCTCCCAGGTTAAAAGTTACTTTGATACCGGTACAAACCTGATGTATGCCATTGGCGCGATCGTTGGATTGGTCGGCGCAATCAAGGTCTATAAAAAGTGGAACGATGGCGAGCACGATACCGGTAAAGTAGCCTCCAGCTGGTTCGGCAGCTGCATTTTCCTGGTAGTCGTTGCGACGGTTTTAAAATCATTCTTCGGCGTTTAAACAGCAAGTCATGGCTATCTATCAAATCAATAAAGGCATTAATAAAGCCATTGAATTTAAGGGTTTGAAAGCTCAGTATATTGGTTATCTGGGCGCAGGCCTGGTTACGCTGCTGGTATTGTTCGCGGTCTTCTATATTACCGGCGTTCCTGTTTACCTGTGCATCCTGCTGATCGCAGGTTCCGGAACTGTACTGTTTACACAGGTTTTCAGGTTAAGTAACAAATACGGTCAATACGGATTGATGAAACGCGGCGCCAAGCGATTTCTTCCCGGCTACCTGAAATTCAATTCACGAAAATTATTAACCTGTAAAATCAGACCCAATGGCAGCGTATAGTAAAGCAGAACAAGTTTTTCCTATCTACAAGGTGGAGCATGATTGCATGGTATCGGTCTATGGTGACCTGACCATTGCTTACCGTCTGCGACTTCCTGAGTTGTTTACCCTATCAGAGGAAGATTACGAAACCTATCACCAATCCTGGATACGGGCGATCAAGGTGCTGCCCAAGCACAGTATCGTTCACAAACAGGATATGTTTATCCGGTCTGCGTATGAAGGCGCTGCCGGATTGAGTGAAAATTTCCTGACCAGGGCGGCGGACCACCATTTTAAAGGCCGGTCGTTTTTGAAACATACGTGCTACCTGATGTTAACTAAAAAAGCAGCCGACCGTAAGCAAGCCACCAGCGCATTTTCCGGAATTATGCGAAAAAGTGTCAGTCCTAAACAGACAACGGACGACAGGATGTTACCTGAGTTTTTAGAAAAGGCCGGGCAGTTCGAGCGCATACTTTGCGATAGCGGCCTGATTAAAATGGAGCGGTTGAATAATGACCGGATCTGCGGTACAGCGACAACACCGGGCTTGCTGGAGCAATACTGTTTTCTTCAAGACCAGGATAGCAGGCCAATGATCAAGGATATTCATGTTAAGGACCGGTTACAGATCGGCGATCAGCATGCACAGCTTTTTACGTTAGGCGATTGTGAAAATTTGCCCGGCGTATGCGGAAGCCGAATGACCTATGACAAATACAGCACTGACAAAACCAAATTTCCAACAGGTTTCGCCGCACAGCTGAACTTGTTGTTGCCCTGCGACCATATCTATAATCAATACATTTTTATCGGCGATACCGAAAAAGTTCTGAAAAAGCTGGAGGCCAAAAAACTGAGGTTGCAATCCTTGTCTGCTTACAGCCGCGAAAACGCGATCAGTCGTGATGCCACGAATGATTTTTTGAATGAAGCCATCGGGCAGCAACGACTACCGGTTAAAGCACATTTTAACGTGCTTGCGTGGACGGAAGATCGGGACGGTTTACAGGAGATCAAAAATATGGTAGGCTCTGCGATGGCCCAGATCGGTGCATCTGCTAAATTGGAATCTGACGGCGCTGCGCAGGTATGGTGGGCCGGCATCCCCGGAAACGCGGCCGATTTTCCTGAAAACGACACTTTTGATACTTTTCTGGAGCAAAGCGCCTGCTTTTTGAACCTGGAAACCAATTACCGGAGCGACAAGCCTGCGGATGGCATTCGTTTTTGTGACCGTTTAACAGGCAGACCGGTATTCGTAGATCTGTTCGACGGCCCACGGACCGCCGGTATCACCTCTAATATGGGTATGCTGGTTTGCGGAACATCGGGAGGCGGTAAAAGCATGACGGTGAACCACATCCTCAGAACACTTTACGACCAGGGCGCACATTGTGTCACGGTAGATATCGGTGGTAGCTACAAAGGTTTGTGTGAACTGGTAGGTGGCTATTATTTTACTTATGAGGAAAGGAACCCGATCAGTTTCAATCCTTTTTATCTGCCACCGGGCCAAATGCTCGATACCGAAAAAAAGGAAAGCCTGAAGGCATTACTGGTCACCTTATGGAAACAGGAGGATGAAAGTTTTATCCGTAGTGAGTACGTGGCGCTTTCCAACGCGCTGCAAGGCTATTACGACTACATCGGTAGGCTTGAAAATGAATTTGCCTGTTTCAATTCCTTCTTTGAATACCTCGAACAGCATTATGTGGAACTGCTAAAAAAGCAGAAGGTAAAAGATAAAGATTTTGATATCGACAATTTTCTGTATGTACTCCGGCCGTATTACAAAGGCGGTGAATTTGACTACCTGTTAAATGCCACCGGTAACCTGAACTTACTGGACCAGCGCTTCGTGGTGATCGAGCTGGATTCGATAAAAGATCATCCGATCCTGTTCCCGGTGGTCACCTTGATCATCATGGAAATGTTCCTGTCGAAAATGCGAAAGCTACAGGGCGTGAGAAAAGTGCTGACGATTGATGAAGCCTGGAAAGCCATTGCCAATTCAGGCATGGCGGGCTTCATCCAGTATGCCTTTAAAACCATGCGGAAATTTAACGGGGTACCAAACGTGGTCACTCAGGAATTAGATGACCTGATCAGTTCACCGATCATTAAAGATGCCATTATTAATAATGCGGATATTAAGATTTTGATGGATATGCGCAAGTTCATGAACAAGTTCGATAAGCTTCAGGATACACTCGGCATGTCCGATAAAGGGAAAACGCAGGTATTATCCGTCAACAAGGATAACCGGGAGATCTATATCGACCTGGGCGGCCAGGTGATGAAAGTTTACAAAAATGAATTGTCGCCTGAAGAATATTTCGCATATACCACAGAGGGTCGTGAGCGGATCAAAGTTCAGGAGTATGCCGCGAAGTATGGCAGTATGGAAAAAGGCATCGAAGCTATAGTCAAAGAAATTCAATCACAGCAATAACTAAACATTAGACTTATGAAAAAGTATCCATTGATCTACCTTTTGTTCCTGTGCCTATGGATCGCATCCTGCACTGATCGCAGCCAGCAAATCAGCGGACTGTATATAAATCATGGCGAAAGTGAGTACAGTAGTGCGGACGACACGCTTTATATAGAGCCTTTACAACTTAATGCGAAAACTTACACCGTCCAACAACGAGTGGGCTTTCAGCGGATAAGGGATGGTAAAAAACTTCCGCGTGAGTTCACAACAAAAAAATGGATGGCAACCTGGGATCAAGATAAGCAGGTTTTGACGCAGGACGGATTCGGAAATCAGATCCGCTTTATTCCGGGCGGACTACTACTGGAAACAGCAAAGTATAAAAAAGTTAAATAGTCAATTTTAAAGCGCTTTAGGTGAAAGGAGATCGTCATGTCCAAGCTAAAAAAGATAATTTTAATCGTTTCGATAACCGCAGTTTTGTTTCCGATGAAGAGCAATGCTCAATTCATCATCGGGGATATTATTAAGCTGACCGTTACTAAAGTGATCAAGGCCATCGACCTCAAAGTTCAGCGCATGCAGAACCAAACGATCTGGCTACAGAACGCACAAAAGGCTGTTGAAAATGAACTGTCCAAACTCCGGCTGTCTGAAATTTCCGGCTGGTCAGCAGATCAGCGCCAATTATTCAGCACCTATTATGATGAGCTCTGGAAGATCAAATCTACAATTGCCTATTATCAACGGATCAAAGACGTTGCGGCAAGGCAGATCGCGCTGGTCGACAATTATCGTCAGGCCTGGAACCTGCTGCGGCAGGACCGGCATTTCAACGCCGCTGAATTGCAGCAAATGACTGCGGTTTATACCGGCATCCTAACTGCCAGTGAGCGTAACCTGGATGATGTCATGAACGTGGTCAGCAGCGGAAAAACACAAATGAGTGATGAACAGCGTCTGGAACTGATCAACCGGGCAGCCGACAGGCTGGATGAGAATTACAGTGACCTGACGAGGTTCAATACAGAGAACCAGATGCTCAGCCTGCAAAGAAGCAAATCATTGGCGGATACGAAAACAACTAAACAGTTATATGGACTTCAATAGCATCACCGGAAAAGCTATCGTGCGCATCACCATGATCCTGCTTTTTACAAATACGATCACACTGGCGCATGCACAAACTTTTGCGGAATGGTTCAAGCAATCCAGCACGCGAAAAAAATATCTATTGGAGCAGATCGAGGCCTTACAGGTTTATTCGGGCTATTTGAAAAAGGGCTACAGTATTGCTAAAGGCGGGCTTGGGTCGATCTCCGGCTCACTATTATCTGAAAACGGAATGCACAGCACCTATTATAACGAGTTGAAAAAAGTCAACGCGATGGTGGCTAACGATAGCCGGGTTAAAGAGATCGTACGCTGGCAAAAGGATGTGATGGTGTTGCTAAACCAATGGGCTCAGATCAATGGGTTATCGCCCACTGAAAAGTCGTACCTGCAAGAGGTACGAAGTGCGGTCTATAAGGATTGCGAGGAAGTGCTTACCAATTTGCAAAACGTGGTAAGCGATGGTAAAATGGAGATGAGCGATGCGGACCGGCTAAAACTGATCGGCCAATTACATACGGAAATGCAGGCCAATTACCGGTTCGCAGTCGGTTTTACAGTACAGGCAAAAAGTTATGCTGCACAGCGGCAACAGGAACAAACGGGTACACAGGTATTGGTAAAAACCTATGGTATCCATTAAGAAAGGAGATTGGGCATGAAACCAATAATAATATGGATCGGTATGCTAACTACATTTTTAGGTATATCAGCACCAGGAAACGCTTCAGCGCAGGTTCAGGAAATGCAGCAATTGCTATTGGACATCGAGAAGCTAACGCAGATGAAAAGTATCCTATCCGATATGAAGACAGGTTACCAAATTTACGAACAGGGCTATGGCAGCATATCTTCCCTTTCGAAAGGGAATTTTAACCTGCATCAAACTTACCTTAACGGGTTGTTGGCCATCAGTCCTGCCGTGAAGAACTATGCACGGATAGCAGATATTTTGACTATGCAGGCCAGCCTGATCAGTGAATATAAACGCAAACTGGCCCTGTTTCGGCAGAGCGGCAGTTTCTCGGTCAGCGAACTGAGTTATATCAGTGATGTTTATACGCGGTTGGTCAGTCAAACCCTCAATGATGCAGGTGAACTGGCAGATGTGCTTATGGCAGGCAAGTTACGCATGTCAGACGCGGAAAGGATCAAGGCAATTGACCGGATCTATACGGGAAGCTCGGAACGCCTGCAATTTCTGCGAAGTTTCAATAACCAGGGCGTGGCTATCTCTTTACAACGGGTCAAGGAAGCCGGGGACACCCAGACCCTGAATCGACTTTACGGAATTAAATAAAGGTAAAACTTATGAAAAAGTTAACAATGATTACCGCCCTGATGGTGGTAACGGGCATCCTTTTGCCCATGATTTCTCATGCGGAGGGCCTCGCGAATGATATCCATGGCTTGCAAAGTGTGCTGGACGGCGTATACAATGATATGCTTGGCATGTGCAGTAATCTTGTGGGTGTCGGCCAGGGAATCGCCGGATTCGGAGCCTTGTGGTATATCGCTGCACGGGTGTACCGGCAAATCGCGAATGCCGAACCGCTGGACTTTTACCCCCTGATGCGCCCATTCGGCCTGGGACTGGCCATCATGCTGTTCCCTGCGGTCATCGGGGTGATCAATGGCATTATGCAGCCTACGGTTAGCGCCACCGGGGGTATGGTTCAAAACTCAGATGCCGCGATTGCCAGATTATTACAAGCTAAGGAAGACGCTGTTGAAAAAACAGATGCCTGGCAAATGTATCAAGGAGAAGACGGGGCAGGCGACCGCCAAAAATGGTATAAGTACACGCACCCGAATGATCCAGAGGGTCAGAAAGAAGGAATTTTTGACGGCATTGGCAATGACATGAAATTCGCTATGGCCAAGGCGTCCTACAATTTCAGGAATACCGTGAAAGAATGGATGTCCGAGATCCTTCAGGTCTGCTACGAAGCGGCAGCACTTTGTATCAACACCATCCGGACGTTCTACCTCATTGTGCTGGCCATCCTTGGCCCGCTGGTCCTCGGCCTGTCCGTTTTTGACGGATTCCAGCATGTGCTGACCTCCTGGCTTGCCAAATATATCAATGTGTTTCTGTGGCTTCCGGTCGCTAACATCTTCGGGGCGATCATCGGAAAGGTGCAGGAAAATATGCTGCAGATCGATATCAGCCAGGTGCAGAACTCAGGAGATACCTTTTTCAGTTCTACTGATACCGCTTACCTCATATTTCTGCTGATAGGCATTATCGGCTATTTCACTGTACCCAGCGTGGCTAACTATATCGTCAATGCGGGCGGAGGCCATGGGTTACTACAAAAGGTAAATACGATAGTGGTGAGTACCAGCAATACGGCCGTGCAAACGGGCGGAATGGTCGGCAGCAGAGCCGAACAAGGGGCAACGAACCTGGTCAATGCACCACGTGATTTTATGTCCGGCTATAACGGTACATCGAATGGCAAAGATCAGTACCAAACCGAAAAGCTCTCTTCCAAATCGTAATCAATCATTAAAACTTAAAGATCATGTTTAGTCACCTTAAAAATATCGAAACCGCATTTAAGCATATAAAACAGTTCAGCCTGCTGCTCATCATAGGCAACGTACTGACTATGTGTTTTTGCATTTATAAAACAACGGAGGTTGTTAATGGGGCGCAAAACCGTGTACACATCCTGTATAATGGCAAATTGCTGGAGGCGTCGTCATCCGACCGGAAGACTAACCTCCCTGTTGAACTGCGCGATCATATCCGAACGTTCCACCAGTACTTTTTTGATCTCAGCCCGGACGATAAAGCGATACAGGCCAATGTCAATAAAGCCTTGTACCTGGCTGACGAATCGGCCAAACGGGAATATGACAACCTGCGCGAAGCAGGATATTACAATAACCTGATATCGGCTAATATTTCCCAGGAAATCCAGGTAGACAGTACCCGTCTTAGCGGTAATCAATGGCCTTACTATTTTACCTGTTATGCTACCGAAAAACTGGTGCGTTCCAGCGGAACAGTTTACCGGAAACTGGTGACCCAGGGTGAGGTCAGGGACCTTGCCGAACAATCTGATAATAATCCGCATGGCTTTCTGATCCAGCATTGGGAGGTACTGGCGAACCGCGATACAACCATCATTAATAAGTGATATGTGGTTTCTGAAAAAAAAGCAAGCAAATGAGCATTCGGTTAACGATAAAGTAGCAGAAATGATCGCAGGGCGCATTGTCAAATGGCAGCGCAATGCCTCCCAGCGATTGAACCAACGGGTACGCCGCTATTCAAAGGAATCGCAATTGCGATGGTTCTGGCTCTTCTGCGGACTGGCGCTGATGGCGCTGATATGCAGCGTGCTGATCACCAGCCGCCTTGCTCAAATGCCGCG includes:
- a CDS encoding RteC domain-containing protein, with amino-acid sequence MLTKFSDRLYADLNRDLNALALEEDQLIKRYERSIHACVKYLKKLKDFCKVNDPGTPAEEIQFFKHIKPKFKSQLIYYQSLLNLEVRRPIGDSMAIIDYLKNEAKVLHHFFECNLSFYQYVRTQATYLDDYYFVRGNYDVYLDPDQCVIDFDPAFSTTHDHKLAQVLASEMLQEYLQSAVQRLHQKDAVIVTDVEMGDFDWQQTKCGLIELIYCWHATEAFGKKNLKSIVKFIEKVFNVSLGNFYDTFDWLSSRPSPTTYIDEMKEAFLLRVQKRLK
- a CDS encoding DUF4134 domain-containing protein, yielding MKTNSKQSFRDALQIVFKITGTAWLLITGIPMAMAQDGNAGINQATSQVKSYFDTGTNLMYAIGAIVGLVGAIKVYKKWNDGEHDTGKVASSWFGSCIFLVVVATVLKSFFGV
- a CDS encoding DUF4133 domain-containing protein, with protein sequence MAIYQINKGINKAIEFKGLKAQYIGYLGAGLVTLLVLFAVFYITGVPVYLCILLIAGSGTVLFTQVFRLSNKYGQYGLMKRGAKRFLPGYLKFNSRKLLTCKIRPNGSV
- a CDS encoding TraG family conjugative transposon ATPase translates to MAAYSKAEQVFPIYKVEHDCMVSVYGDLTIAYRLRLPELFTLSEEDYETYHQSWIRAIKVLPKHSIVHKQDMFIRSAYEGAAGLSENFLTRAADHHFKGRSFLKHTCYLMLTKKAADRKQATSAFSGIMRKSVSPKQTTDDRMLPEFLEKAGQFERILCDSGLIKMERLNNDRICGTATTPGLLEQYCFLQDQDSRPMIKDIHVKDRLQIGDQHAQLFTLGDCENLPGVCGSRMTYDKYSTDKTKFPTGFAAQLNLLLPCDHIYNQYIFIGDTEKVLKKLEAKKLRLQSLSAYSRENAISRDATNDFLNEAIGQQRLPVKAHFNVLAWTEDRDGLQEIKNMVGSAMAQIGASAKLESDGAAQVWWAGIPGNAADFPENDTFDTFLEQSACFLNLETNYRSDKPADGIRFCDRLTGRPVFVDLFDGPRTAGITSNMGMLVCGTSGGGKSMTVNHILRTLYDQGAHCVTVDIGGSYKGLCELVGGYYFTYEERNPISFNPFYLPPGQMLDTEKKESLKALLVTLWKQEDESFIRSEYVALSNALQGYYDYIGRLENEFACFNSFFEYLEQHYVELLKKQKVKDKDFDIDNFLYVLRPYYKGGEFDYLLNATGNLNLLDQRFVVIELDSIKDHPILFPVVTLIIMEMFLSKMRKLQGVRKVLTIDEAWKAIANSGMAGFIQYAFKTMRKFNGVPNVVTQELDDLISSPIIKDAIINNADIKILMDMRKFMNKFDKLQDTLGMSDKGKTQVLSVNKDNREIYIDLGGQVMKVYKNELSPEEYFAYTTEGRERIKVQEYAAKYGSMEKGIEAIVKEIQSQQ
- a CDS encoding conjugal transfer protein TraI — translated: MSKLKKIILIVSITAVLFPMKSNAQFIIGDIIKLTVTKVIKAIDLKVQRMQNQTIWLQNAQKAVENELSKLRLSEISGWSADQRQLFSTYYDELWKIKSTIAYYQRIKDVAARQIALVDNYRQAWNLLRQDRHFNAAELQQMTAVYTGILTASERNLDDVMNVVSSGKTQMSDEQRLELINRAADRLDENYSDLTRFNTENQMLSLQRSKSLADTKTTKQLYGLQ
- a CDS encoding TerB family tellurite resistance protein — its product is MKPIIIWIGMLTTFLGISAPGNASAQVQEMQQLLLDIEKLTQMKSILSDMKTGYQIYEQGYGSISSLSKGNFNLHQTYLNGLLAISPAVKNYARIADILTMQASLISEYKRKLALFRQSGSFSVSELSYISDVYTRLVSQTLNDAGELADVLMAGKLRMSDAERIKAIDRIYTGSSERLQFLRSFNNQGVAISLQRVKEAGDTQTLNRLYGIK
- the traJ gene encoding conjugative transposon protein TraJ; translated protein: MKKLTMITALMVVTGILLPMISHAEGLANDIHGLQSVLDGVYNDMLGMCSNLVGVGQGIAGFGALWYIAARVYRQIANAEPLDFYPLMRPFGLGLAIMLFPAVIGVINGIMQPTVSATGGMVQNSDAAIARLLQAKEDAVEKTDAWQMYQGEDGAGDRQKWYKYTHPNDPEGQKEGIFDGIGNDMKFAMAKASYNFRNTVKEWMSEILQVCYEAAALCINTIRTFYLIVLAILGPLVLGLSVFDGFQHVLTSWLAKYINVFLWLPVANIFGAIIGKVQENMLQIDISQVQNSGDTFFSSTDTAYLIFLLIGIIGYFTVPSVANYIVNAGGGHGLLQKVNTIVVSTSNTAVQTGGMVGSRAEQGATNLVNAPRDFMSGYNGTSNGKDQYQTEKLSSKS
- the traK gene encoding conjugative transposon protein TraK, with the protein product MFSHLKNIETAFKHIKQFSLLLIIGNVLTMCFCIYKTTEVVNGAQNRVHILYNGKLLEASSSDRKTNLPVELRDHIRTFHQYFFDLSPDDKAIQANVNKALYLADESAKREYDNLREAGYYNNLISANISQEIQVDSTRLSGNQWPYYFTCYATEKLVRSSGTVYRKLVTQGEVRDLAEQSDNNPHGFLIQHWEVLANRDTTIINK